The following proteins are encoded in a genomic region of Acipenser ruthenus chromosome 4, fAciRut3.2 maternal haplotype, whole genome shotgun sequence:
- the LOC117400614 gene encoding kelch-like protein 18 isoform X2 — protein sequence MKMVDDLWLLEELEDLMHFTASDLPNRGYKVMEEIRRQGKLCDVTLKVGDHKFSAHRIVLAASIPYFHAMFTNDMMECKQDEIVMQGMDPSALESLINFAYNGDLTIDQQNVQSLLIGASFLQLQNVKDACCTFLRERLHPKNCLGVRQFAEAMMCTVLYDAANSFIHQHFVEVSMSEEFLALGPEAVLELVGRDELNVKAEEQVFEAVLAWVRHKRDQREPRLPELLSKTRLPLCRPQFLADRVQQEDLVRCCHKCRDLVDEAKDYHLMPERRPHLLAFKTRQRCCTSIAGLIYAVGGLNSAGDSLNVVEMFDPIANRWEKCQPMTTARSRVGVAVVNGLLYAIGGYDGQSRLSTVEVFNPETDIWTRVASMNSKRSAMGTVVVDGQIYVCGGYDGNASLSSVECYSPESDKWTIATPMSASRSAAGVTVFEGRIYVSGGHDGLQIFNSMEYYNQHTSSWHPVAGMMNKRCRHSAAALGSKLYVAGGYDGSAFLSMAEVYNSAADQWSLLVPMNTRRSRVSLVANCGRLYAVGGYDGQSNLNSVEMYDAETNIWTFMAPMVCHEGGVGVGCLPLLPI from the exons ATGAAGATGGTGGACGATCTGTGGTTGCTTGAGGAGCTGGAGGATTTGATGCATTTCACGGCCAGCGACCTGCCGAACCGCGGATACAAGGTGATGGAGGAGATCCGCAGACAGGGCAAGCTCTGTGACGTTACCCTGAAG GTCGGGGATCACAAGTTCAGTGCTCACAGGATTGTGTTGGCTGCTTCAATCCCATACTTCCACGCCATGTTCACCAACGATATGATGGAGTGCAAGCAGGACGAGATTGTGATGCAGGGCATGGACCCCAG tGCTCTGGAATCTCTAATAAACTTTGCTTACAACGGTGACCTGACGATAGACCAGCAGAATGTGCAGTCCCTGCTGATTGGAGCCAGCTTCCTGCAGCTCCAGAACGTCAAGGATGCCTGCTGCACCTTCCTCCGAGAGAG gCTGCACCCAAAGAACTGCTTAGGCGTGCGTCAGTTCGCAGAGGCCATGATGTGCACAGTGCTGTACGATGCGGCCAACAGCTTCATCCACCAGCACTTTGTGGAAGTGTCCATGTCCGAGGAGTTCCTGGCGCTGGGGCCGGAGGCGGTGCTGGAGCTGGTGGGGCGTGATGAGCTCAATGTCAAGGCAGAGGAGCAG GTGTTTGAGGCAGTACTGGCCTGGGTGCGGCACAAGCGGGATCAGCGGGAGCCACGCCTGCCCGAGCTGCTCTCCAAGACCCGGCTGCCGCTGTGCCGGCCACAGTTCCTGGCAGACCGCGTGCAGCAGGAGGACCTGGTGCGTTGCTGCCAcaagtgcag AGATCTAGTTGATGAGGCTAAAGACTACCACCTGATGCCGGAGCGACGGCCACACCTCCTAGCGTTCAAAACCCGGCAGCGCTGCTGCACCTCCATAGCAGGCCTGATCTATGCAGTCGGGGGGCTCAACTCTGCAG GTGACTCCCTCAACGTTGTGGAAATGTTTGACCCAATTGCCAACCGCTGGGAGAAGTGTCAGCCAATGACAACGGCGCGCAGCCGGGTGGGCGTGGCTGTGGTGAATGGCCTCCTGTATGCGATAGGAGGGTATGATGGCCAATCACGTTTGAGTACCGTGGAAGTGTTTAACCCAGAGACGGACATCTGGACACGAGTGGCAAGCATGAACAGTAAGCGAAG TGCAATGGGAACAGTGGTAGTGGATGGACAGATCTATGTTTGCGGAGGATACGATGGAAATGCATCCCTCAGCTCAGTGGAGTGTTACTCACCAGAATCAGACAA GTGGACGATAGCGACCCCCATGAGTGCCAGTCGCAGTGCGGCTGGGGTCACTGTGTTCGAGGGGAGGATCTACGTCTCGGGGGGGCACGATGGGCTCCAGATATTCAACTCG ATGGAGTACTACAACCAGCACACCTCCTCTTGGCACCCTGTGGCAGGCATGATGAACAAGCGATGCCGTCACAGCGCAGCAGCCCTGGGCAGCAAGCTGTATGTGGCGGGCGGCTATGATGGCTCAGCCTTCCTGAGCATGGCGGAAGTGTACAACTCGGCGGCTGACCAGTGGAGCTTGCTGGTGCCCATGAACACACGTCGCAGCCGGGTCTCGCTCGTGGCCAACTGTGGCCGGCTGTATGCTGTGGGCGGCTACGACGGCCAGTCCAATCTGAACTCGGTGGAGATGTATGACGCCGAGACCAACATCTGGACTTTCATGGCCCCCATGGTGTGTCACGAAGGGGGCGTTGGGGTCGGGTGTCTGCCTCTCCTCCCAATATAG
- the LOC117400614 gene encoding kelch-like protein 18 isoform X1, translating into MKMVDDLWLLEELEDLMHFTASDLPNRGYKVMEEIRRQGKLCDVTLKVGDHKFSAHRIVLAASIPYFHAMFTNDMMECKQDEIVMQGMDPSALESLINFAYNGDLTIDQQNVQSLLIGASFLQLQNVKDACCTFLRERLHPKNCLGVRQFAEAMMCTVLYDAANSFIHQHFVEVSMSEEFLALGPEAVLELVGRDELNVKAEEQVFEAVLAWVRHKRDQREPRLPELLSKTRLPLCRPQFLADRVQQEDLVRCCHKCRDLVDEAKDYHLMPERRPHLLAFKTRQRCCTSIAGLIYAVGGLNSAANFYAGDSLNVVEMFDPIANRWEKCQPMTTARSRVGVAVVNGLLYAIGGYDGQSRLSTVEVFNPETDIWTRVASMNSKRSAMGTVVVDGQIYVCGGYDGNASLSSVECYSPESDKWTIATPMSASRSAAGVTVFEGRIYVSGGHDGLQIFNSMEYYNQHTSSWHPVAGMMNKRCRHSAAALGSKLYVAGGYDGSAFLSMAEVYNSAADQWSLLVPMNTRRSRVSLVANCGRLYAVGGYDGQSNLNSVEMYDAETNIWTFMAPMVCHEGGVGVGCLPLLPI; encoded by the exons ATGAAGATGGTGGACGATCTGTGGTTGCTTGAGGAGCTGGAGGATTTGATGCATTTCACGGCCAGCGACCTGCCGAACCGCGGATACAAGGTGATGGAGGAGATCCGCAGACAGGGCAAGCTCTGTGACGTTACCCTGAAG GTCGGGGATCACAAGTTCAGTGCTCACAGGATTGTGTTGGCTGCTTCAATCCCATACTTCCACGCCATGTTCACCAACGATATGATGGAGTGCAAGCAGGACGAGATTGTGATGCAGGGCATGGACCCCAG tGCTCTGGAATCTCTAATAAACTTTGCTTACAACGGTGACCTGACGATAGACCAGCAGAATGTGCAGTCCCTGCTGATTGGAGCCAGCTTCCTGCAGCTCCAGAACGTCAAGGATGCCTGCTGCACCTTCCTCCGAGAGAG gCTGCACCCAAAGAACTGCTTAGGCGTGCGTCAGTTCGCAGAGGCCATGATGTGCACAGTGCTGTACGATGCGGCCAACAGCTTCATCCACCAGCACTTTGTGGAAGTGTCCATGTCCGAGGAGTTCCTGGCGCTGGGGCCGGAGGCGGTGCTGGAGCTGGTGGGGCGTGATGAGCTCAATGTCAAGGCAGAGGAGCAG GTGTTTGAGGCAGTACTGGCCTGGGTGCGGCACAAGCGGGATCAGCGGGAGCCACGCCTGCCCGAGCTGCTCTCCAAGACCCGGCTGCCGCTGTGCCGGCCACAGTTCCTGGCAGACCGCGTGCAGCAGGAGGACCTGGTGCGTTGCTGCCAcaagtgcag AGATCTAGTTGATGAGGCTAAAGACTACCACCTGATGCCGGAGCGACGGCCACACCTCCTAGCGTTCAAAACCCGGCAGCGCTGCTGCACCTCCATAGCAGGCCTGATCTATGCAGTCGGGGGGCTCAACTCTGCAG CAAATTTTTACGCAGGTGACTCCCTCAACGTTGTGGAAATGTTTGACCCAATTGCCAACCGCTGGGAGAAGTGTCAGCCAATGACAACGGCGCGCAGCCGGGTGGGCGTGGCTGTGGTGAATGGCCTCCTGTATGCGATAGGAGGGTATGATGGCCAATCACGTTTGAGTACCGTGGAAGTGTTTAACCCAGAGACGGACATCTGGACACGAGTGGCAAGCATGAACAGTAAGCGAAG TGCAATGGGAACAGTGGTAGTGGATGGACAGATCTATGTTTGCGGAGGATACGATGGAAATGCATCCCTCAGCTCAGTGGAGTGTTACTCACCAGAATCAGACAA GTGGACGATAGCGACCCCCATGAGTGCCAGTCGCAGTGCGGCTGGGGTCACTGTGTTCGAGGGGAGGATCTACGTCTCGGGGGGGCACGATGGGCTCCAGATATTCAACTCG ATGGAGTACTACAACCAGCACACCTCCTCTTGGCACCCTGTGGCAGGCATGATGAACAAGCGATGCCGTCACAGCGCAGCAGCCCTGGGCAGCAAGCTGTATGTGGCGGGCGGCTATGATGGCTCAGCCTTCCTGAGCATGGCGGAAGTGTACAACTCGGCGGCTGACCAGTGGAGCTTGCTGGTGCCCATGAACACACGTCGCAGCCGGGTCTCGCTCGTGGCCAACTGTGGCCGGCTGTATGCTGTGGGCGGCTACGACGGCCAGTCCAATCTGAACTCGGTGGAGATGTATGACGCCGAGACCAACATCTGGACTTTCATGGCCCCCATGGTGTGTCACGAAGGGGGCGTTGGGGTCGGGTGTCTGCCTCTCCTCCCAATATAG
- the LOC131736831 gene encoding proteoglycan 4-like: MRGNPPLHLKGYLPAISACNFKTDSVSPGAHILVGQYLKGVRRLQPAMKEIVPSWRLNRLTETETKRTETETKRTETETKRTETETETKTKRTETETKTKRTETKTKRTETETKRTETETETKTKRTETETKTKRTETKTKRTETKTKTKCTETETKRTETETKTKRTETETETKTKRTETETKTKRTETKTKRTRPRPRPNAPRPRPNAPRPRPRPNAPRPRPRPNAPRPRPNAPRPRPRPRPNAPRPRPRPRPNAPRPRPNTPRPRPRPNAPRARPRPRPRLRPIYFCCDQPYKLN, translated from the coding sequence atgaggggaaatccccctctacatttaaAGGGCTATCTgccagctatttcagcttgcaatTTCAAAACTGACTCAGTTTCCCCAGGAGCTCACATCCTGGTGGGGCAATATTTGAAAGGAGTACGTCGGCTTCAGCCGGCTATGAAGGAAATTGTTCCTAGCTGGAGGCTTAACAGGCtcaccgagaccgagaccaaacgcaccgagaccgagaccaaacgcaccgagaccgagaccaaacgcaccgagaccgagaccgagaccaagaccaaacgcaccgagaccgagaccaagaccaaacgcaccgagaccaagaccaaacgcaccgagaccgagaccaaacgcaccgagaccgagaccgagaccaagaccaaacgcaccgagaccgagaccaagaccaaacgcaccgagaccaagaccaaacgcaccgagaccaagaccaagaccaaatgcaccgagaccgagaccaaacgcaccgagaccgagaccaagaccaaacgcaccgagaccgagaccgagaccaagaccaaacgcaccgagaccgagaccaagaccaaacgcaccgagaccaagaccaaacgcacgagaccaagaccaagaccaaatgcaccgagaccaagaccaaacgcaccgagaccgagaccaagaccaaacgcaccgagaccgagaccaagaccaaatgcaccgagaccaagaccaaacgcaccgagaccaagaccaagaccaagaccaaacgcaccgagaccaagaccaagaccaagaccaaacgcaccgagaccaagaccaaacacaccaagaccgagaccaagaccaaacgcaCCGAGagcgagaccgagaccaagaccacgACTGAGaccaatatatttttgttgtgaccAACCTTATAAACTAAATTAA